A portion of the Thalassotalea sp. LPB0316 genome contains these proteins:
- a CDS encoding isovaleryl-CoA dehydrogenase, which produces MISNFSSLNFNLGETVDMIRDQVNAFARDEIAPRAAQIDIDNEFPNDLWRKFGDMGLLGMTVEEEYGGSGLGYLEHVVAMQEISRASASVGLSYGAMSNLCLNQLRKNGSHEQKLKYLPKLCSGEHIGALAMSEPNAGSDVVSMKLRAEKKGDKYILNGNKMWITNGPDANVYIIYAKTDVNAGSKGITAFIVERDYPGFSRHQKLDKLGMRGSNTCELVFEDCEVPAENILGEEGKGVKVLMSGLDYERVVLSGGPLGIMDACMDLVVPYIHDRKQFGQSIGEFQLVQGKVADMYTQMNAAKSYVYAVAAACDRGETTRKDAAGVILYSAELATKMALDAIQLLGGNGYINEFPAGRLLRDAKLYEIGAGTSEIRRMLIGRELFNESN; this is translated from the coding sequence ATGATTTCAAATTTTTCATCATTAAACTTTAATTTAGGCGAAACTGTCGACATGATTCGCGATCAAGTTAACGCTTTTGCCCGCGACGAGATTGCACCTCGAGCAGCTCAAATCGATATCGACAACGAATTTCCAAATGATCTATGGCGCAAATTTGGCGATATGGGCTTATTAGGTATGACCGTTGAAGAAGAATACGGCGGTTCGGGTTTAGGTTACCTAGAGCACGTTGTCGCAATGCAAGAAATTAGCCGTGCTTCAGCTTCAGTTGGCCTAAGTTACGGCGCTATGTCTAACCTTTGCTTAAATCAATTGCGCAAGAACGGTAGCCATGAACAAAAGCTAAAATACTTACCTAAATTATGTTCAGGTGAGCACATTGGTGCCTTAGCTATGTCAGAGCCAAATGCTGGTTCAGACGTAGTAAGCATGAAATTGCGCGCAGAGAAGAAAGGTGACAAATACATCTTAAACGGCAACAAAATGTGGATCACTAATGGTCCAGACGCCAACGTCTATATTATTTACGCTAAAACAGACGTCAACGCTGGCTCAAAAGGCATTACTGCATTTATCGTTGAGCGTGACTACCCAGGCTTTAGTCGCCATCAAAAATTAGACAAACTAGGTATGCGCGGTTCAAACACCTGTGAATTAGTGTTTGAAGATTGTGAAGTACCAGCAGAAAACATTTTAGGTGAAGAAGGTAAAGGCGTTAAAGTATTAATGTCGGGCCTTGATTACGAGCGCGTTGTTTTATCTGGCGGCCCATTAGGTATTATGGATGCGTGTATGGATCTAGTAGTGCCTTATATTCACGATCGCAAGCAATTTGGCCAATCAATCGGTGAATTCCAATTAGTACAAGGCAAAGTTGCTGATATGTACACGCAAATGAATGCGGCGAAATCTTATGTTTACGCTGTAGCTGCAGCCTGTGATCGCGGTGAAACAACCCGTAAAGACGCTGCTGGCGTTATCCTTTATTCTGCTGAGTTAGCAACCAAAATGGCGTTAGATGCTATTCAGTTACTCGGTGGTAATGGTTACATCAATGAGTTCCCCGCGGGTCGCTTATTGCGCGATGCTAAGTTATATGAAATCGGTGCTGGTACATCTGAAATCCGCCGTATGTTGATTGGTCGTGAATTGTTCAACGAGAGCAACTAA
- a CDS encoding MerR family transcriptional regulator, translating into MRMKTTKPTFTIGELAKEFDITTRSIRFYEDQGLISPLREGQKRIYLPRDKVRLKLILRGKRLGFSLAETGRLFELYDVDKSSETQLTTILNIITEKKADLKQQLEDINVVLLELDNLEKNCLTTLNKIQIKK; encoded by the coding sequence ATGCGCATGAAGACAACTAAGCCTACGTTTACCATAGGTGAATTAGCCAAAGAATTTGATATTACCACCCGTAGTATCCGCTTTTATGAAGATCAAGGCTTAATCTCACCCTTGCGTGAAGGTCAAAAACGTATTTACTTACCACGTGATAAAGTTCGCTTGAAACTCATATTACGCGGCAAGCGGCTCGGCTTTTCTCTAGCAGAGACAGGCAGGTTATTTGAACTATATGACGTCGATAAATCGAGCGAAACGCAATTAACGACCATACTCAATATTATTACTGAAAAGAAAGCCGACCTAAAACAGCAGCTAGAAGATATTAACGTGGTTCTTCTCGAGTTAGATAACTTAGAGAAGAATTGTTTAACGACATTAAACAAGATTCAAATTAAAAAATAA
- a CDS encoding acetyl-CoA C-acyltransferase yields the protein MSDPIVIVSAARTPMGGFMGCFSSVTSPQLGAVAIKAAVEQAKLSSNDIDEVVMGCVLPAGLKQAPARQAALGADLALSTVCTTINKVCGSGMKAAMFAHDSIAAGSIDVAIAGGMESMTNAPYMLPQGRQGMRMGHSQVMDHMMMDGLENAYDGVAMGCFAQDTADGEGFTREAMDEFALRSLSRANAAIESGAFANEITPVTVKNRRGDVVVDTDEQPGNARPDKIPSLRAAFKKDGTITAANSSSISDGAAALVMMRLSEAQKRGLTPLCKIVGHATHAQEPAEFTVAPVGAMNKLLDKVNWTVNDVDLFEINEAFAMVTMLAIKALELDIEKVNVNGGACALGHPIGASGARLIVTLVHALKNRGLSKGIASLCIGGGEATAIAVEML from the coding sequence ATGTCAGATCCAATTGTTATCGTTTCCGCAGCCCGTACCCCTATGGGTGGTTTTATGGGATGTTTTTCATCGGTAACATCACCGCAATTAGGTGCTGTTGCAATCAAAGCCGCTGTTGAACAAGCTAAACTATCATCAAATGATATCGATGAAGTGGTTATGGGGTGTGTTTTACCTGCCGGTTTAAAACAAGCGCCTGCTCGCCAAGCTGCATTAGGGGCAGATTTGGCGCTTTCTACGGTTTGTACAACGATTAATAAAGTATGTGGCTCAGGCATGAAAGCGGCAATGTTTGCTCATGATTCTATCGCCGCTGGTAGCATTGATGTTGCGATTGCAGGTGGTATGGAGAGCATGACTAACGCGCCTTACATGTTACCGCAAGGTCGCCAAGGTATGCGTATGGGCCACAGCCAAGTCATGGATCACATGATGATGGACGGTTTAGAAAACGCCTATGACGGTGTTGCAATGGGCTGTTTTGCGCAAGATACCGCAGATGGCGAAGGCTTTACACGTGAAGCCATGGATGAATTTGCTTTGCGTTCATTATCACGTGCTAATGCGGCGATTGAATCAGGTGCATTTGCTAATGAAATCACACCGGTAACGGTTAAAAATCGTCGCGGCGATGTGGTTGTTGATACTGACGAACAACCAGGCAACGCCCGTCCTGACAAAATCCCATCACTGCGCGCAGCGTTCAAAAAAGACGGCACAATTACTGCCGCAAACTCTAGTTCAATTTCAGACGGCGCCGCAGCACTTGTCATGATGCGTTTATCAGAAGCGCAAAAACGCGGTTTAACACCACTGTGTAAAATTGTTGGTCATGCGACTCACGCACAAGAGCCAGCTGAATTCACCGTTGCTCCGGTTGGTGCGATGAATAAGCTGTTAGACAAAGTTAACTGGACGGTAAACGATGTTGATTTGTTTGAAATTAATGAAGCGTTTGCCATGGTAACCATGTTAGCAATAAAAGCACTAGAGCTTGATATTGAAAAAGTTAACGTAAATGGTGGTGCCTGTGCATTGGGTCACCCGATTGGCGCAAGTGGTGCACGTTTAATTGTTACCTTAGTGCACGCACTTAAAAACCGCGGTTTATCTAAAGGTATTGCATCACTGTGTATTGGCGGTGGTGAAGCAACGGCTATTGCAGTCGAAATGCTTTAG
- a CDS encoding acyl-CoA dehydrogenase family protein codes for MNFELTEDQKMFADMAKQFADAEFAPHAAKWDAEHIFPKEVIAQAGELGLCGLYSPEDAGGLGLSRLDSSIIFEQLAMGCTATTAMMTIHNMATWMLATWGKQALKDEWCPGLVSGQQLASYCLTEPGAGSDAASLRTTAKKDGEFYHVNGSKMFISGAGETDMLVVMVRTGGEGAKGISTLAIPANSEGIIYGKSEEKLGWNAQPTKLITFDNVKVPVENLLGEEGEGFKIAMKGLDGGRINIATCSIGTAQQALNTAREYMQEREQFGKPIAAFQGLQFKLADMATKLVAARQMVRLAAFKLDNNDPEKTAYCAMAKQFATDVGFEVCDAALQIHGGYGYIKEYPLERHFRDVRVHQILEGTNEIMRVIIARRLLTEGAGELI; via the coding sequence GTGAATTTTGAATTGACTGAAGATCAGAAGATGTTTGCCGATATGGCGAAACAATTTGCTGACGCTGAATTTGCCCCACACGCAGCAAAGTGGGATGCAGAACATATTTTTCCTAAAGAAGTGATTGCACAAGCCGGTGAGCTTGGGCTTTGTGGTTTGTACTCACCAGAGGATGCTGGTGGCTTGGGTTTATCTCGCCTAGATTCATCAATTATTTTTGAGCAGTTGGCCATGGGATGTACAGCGACTACCGCTATGATGACTATTCACAACATGGCAACGTGGATGTTGGCAACTTGGGGTAAACAAGCACTTAAAGATGAATGGTGTCCTGGTTTGGTATCAGGTCAACAACTTGCTTCATATTGTTTAACAGAGCCAGGTGCTGGCTCTGATGCAGCATCGCTAAGAACGACAGCCAAAAAAGACGGTGAGTTTTACCATGTCAATGGTTCAAAAATGTTCATCTCAGGCGCCGGTGAAACTGATATGCTGGTGGTTATGGTACGCACAGGTGGTGAAGGTGCTAAGGGTATTTCAACCTTAGCGATCCCAGCTAATAGCGAAGGTATCATCTATGGTAAATCAGAAGAAAAATTAGGTTGGAATGCTCAACCAACAAAACTGATCACCTTTGACAACGTTAAAGTGCCGGTAGAGAACCTACTTGGTGAAGAAGGTGAAGGTTTCAAGATTGCTATGAAAGGGCTTGATGGTGGCCGTATTAACATTGCTACCTGTTCAATTGGTACTGCGCAACAAGCATTAAATACCGCCCGTGAATACATGCAAGAGCGCGAACAGTTTGGCAAGCCAATCGCTGCCTTCCAAGGTTTGCAATTTAAGTTAGCCGATATGGCGACTAAGTTAGTTGCGGCGCGTCAAATGGTTAGATTAGCCGCGTTTAAGCTTGACAATAACGATCCAGAAAAGACCGCATATTGTGCGATGGCTAAGCAATTTGCCACAGATGTAGGTTTTGAAGTGTGTGATGCTGCATTGCAAATTCACGGTGGTTACGGCTATATCAAAGAGTACCCACTTGAGCGCCATTTCCGTGATGTACGTGTTCATCAAATCTTAGAAGGCACAAATGAGATCATGCGTGTGATAATTGCTCGCAGGTTACTAACCGAAGGCGCAGGCGAGTTAATTTAG
- a CDS encoding enoyl-CoA hydratase, which produces MSEFLKLEKQKNTAVITFNNPPAHTWTKQSLTDLKNMVLSLNEDKEIYALVVTGDGEKFFSAGADLNVFASGDKTVAREMAEVFGQAFETLSQFRGVSIAAINGYAMGGGLEVALACDIRIAESHAQMALPEATVGLLPCAGGTQNLHILVGEGWTKRMILCGERIKADKALQIGLVEEVVESGQGLAAALELASKVSKQSPVAVTACKSLIQMNRSMPISQALPKERDAFVDLFDSLDQKEGVNAFLEKRSPVWQNK; this is translated from the coding sequence ATGTCAGAATTTTTAAAATTAGAAAAACAAAAAAATACCGCAGTTATTACCTTTAATAACCCGCCAGCACACACCTGGACAAAGCAGAGCTTAACTGATTTGAAAAACATGGTGTTGTCGCTCAACGAAGATAAAGAGATTTATGCGCTCGTTGTTACTGGCGATGGTGAGAAGTTCTTTTCGGCGGGTGCTGATTTAAATGTGTTTGCCTCGGGCGATAAAACAGTGGCACGAGAAATGGCCGAAGTGTTTGGTCAAGCGTTTGAAACCTTATCTCAGTTTCGCGGAGTATCAATTGCGGCAATTAACGGTTATGCCATGGGCGGCGGTTTGGAAGTTGCGTTAGCCTGTGATATTCGCATTGCTGAAAGCCATGCACAAATGGCTTTGCCTGAAGCAACCGTGGGCCTATTGCCATGTGCCGGCGGTACGCAAAACCTACATATTTTAGTAGGAGAAGGCTGGACCAAACGCATGATTTTATGTGGTGAGCGCATCAAAGCTGACAAAGCGTTGCAAATTGGTTTAGTAGAAGAAGTTGTTGAATCAGGTCAGGGTCTAGCTGCTGCACTTGAGCTAGCAAGCAAAGTAAGTAAGCAAAGCCCGGTAGCGGTGACCGCATGTAAATCACTCATTCAGATGAATCGTTCAATGCCTATTAGCCAAGCGTTGCCAAAAGAGCGCGACGCGTTTGTCGATCTCTTTGATAGCTTAGATCAAAAAGAAGGTGTTAATGCCTTTTTAGAAAAGCGCTCACCGGTTTGGCAAAATAAATAG
- a CDS encoding enoyl-CoA hydratase/isomerase family protein, whose translation MTDVVLFEELICDNGKKIGVATLNSPKSLNALSGDMIDLLYPQLEAWQQAKEISAVFLQGAGEKALCAGGDIVKLYNDMQEAGEEFSPSIESYFTREYQLDYLIHTYTKPFIVWGHGIVMGGGLGLMVGASHRIVTESSRIAMPEISIGLYPDVGGTWFLNRMPDNCGLFLGLTGASINASDAKYTGMADYFVPAEQKQALLATLTSINWGDTTALNHEKLNDAMRELERSHISKMPATFVKANQSLINQTTQGESLAEIVNNIINVEVEDKWFNRAQSSLKHGSAISAHLVYQQLIKGKRLSLADCFRMELDLSVKCGQYGEFQEGVRALLIDKDNQPKWRFTDVESVDAATVEWFFDSKWSVQEHPLASLGK comes from the coding sequence ATGACAGATGTAGTGTTATTTGAAGAGTTAATTTGTGATAACGGTAAAAAGATTGGTGTCGCGACGTTAAACTCTCCAAAATCATTAAACGCGCTTAGTGGCGATATGATAGATTTACTATACCCGCAGCTTGAAGCGTGGCAACAAGCCAAAGAGATTTCAGCGGTGTTTTTGCAAGGCGCTGGTGAAAAGGCGTTATGTGCCGGTGGTGATATTGTTAAGCTTTACAATGATATGCAAGAAGCGGGCGAAGAATTTAGCCCATCAATCGAAAGCTATTTCACTCGTGAATATCAACTAGATTATCTCATTCATACCTATACCAAGCCATTTATTGTGTGGGGGCACGGTATTGTTATGGGCGGTGGCCTTGGGTTGATGGTTGGTGCGAGTCATCGCATTGTCACTGAAAGCTCACGTATTGCAATGCCAGAAATCAGCATTGGTTTATACCCCGATGTTGGTGGTACATGGTTCCTAAACCGCATGCCAGATAATTGTGGTTTGTTTTTAGGCTTAACTGGCGCCTCAATTAATGCGTCTGATGCTAAATATACTGGCATGGCAGATTATTTTGTTCCAGCAGAACAAAAGCAAGCCTTGTTAGCTACTTTAACATCGATTAACTGGGGTGATACCACAGCGTTAAATCATGAAAAGTTAAACGATGCGATGCGTGAGCTTGAAAGGTCGCACATCAGTAAAATGCCAGCGACTTTCGTAAAAGCAAATCAATCGCTAATTAACCAAACTACACAAGGCGAGAGCTTGGCGGAAATCGTCAACAACATCATCAATGTAGAGGTTGAAGATAAATGGTTTAATCGCGCGCAAAGCTCTTTAAAACATGGCAGTGCGATCAGTGCTCACCTAGTTTATCAGCAGTTAATTAAAGGTAAGCGCCTATCGTTAGCTGACTGTTTTCGGATGGAGCTCGACTTATCGGTAAAATGTGGCCAATACGGTGAATTCCAAGAAGGCGTCAGGGCATTACTTATTGATAAAGATAATCAGCCTAAATGGCGATTTACTGATGTAGAAAGCGTAGATGCGGCAACAGTAGAGTGGTTCTTTGACTCAAAATGGTCAGTACAAGAACATCCATTAGCGTCTTTGGGCAAATAA
- the mmsB gene encoding 3-hydroxyisobutyrate dehydrogenase, giving the protein MANIAFIGLGNMGGPMAANLVKAGHSVTVFDLSKQAVDGLVAQGATTKPSAQECVVGAEFVISMLPAGKHVSGVYLAENGLINHIAPGTLVIDSSTIDVQTAKSVGQALSAQNIEFIDAPVSGGVGGATAGTLSFMVGGSDEQFNKAKPVLENMGKNIFHAGELGAGQVAKVCNNMLLSVLMAGTSEALQLGIANGLDPKVLSDIMSKSSGSNWTLDVYNPCPNVMENVPSSNDYQGGFMVDLMAKDLGLAMDTAVASQSSTPMGALARSLYAMHAAAGNGGKDFSSIFNMFEHKNKN; this is encoded by the coding sequence ATGGCTAATATAGCATTTATAGGTTTAGGAAATATGGGTGGCCCAATGGCTGCCAATTTAGTAAAAGCAGGTCACAGTGTTACTGTATTTGATTTATCTAAACAAGCCGTTGACGGTCTTGTTGCTCAAGGTGCAACAACAAAGCCAAGCGCTCAAGAGTGTGTCGTCGGCGCAGAATTTGTCATTTCAATGCTACCAGCAGGTAAGCATGTATCGGGCGTTTATTTGGCTGAAAATGGCCTTATCAATCATATCGCTCCAGGTACACTAGTTATTGACTCTTCAACTATTGATGTCCAAACGGCAAAGTCAGTTGGTCAAGCGTTGAGTGCGCAAAATATCGAATTCATTGATGCGCCAGTATCCGGTGGCGTCGGTGGTGCGACAGCTGGCACTTTAAGCTTTATGGTCGGCGGTAGTGATGAACAATTTAATAAGGCAAAACCTGTTTTAGAAAATATGGGTAAAAACATCTTCCACGCTGGTGAACTAGGCGCAGGCCAAGTTGCTAAGGTGTGCAATAACATGTTGTTATCAGTATTGATGGCGGGCACATCTGAAGCACTGCAGCTTGGTATAGCTAATGGTTTAGATCCAAAAGTATTATCAGATATTATGAGTAAATCATCGGGTAGCAACTGGACACTCGATGTTTACAACCCATGCCCGAATGTCATGGAAAATGTGCCATCGTCTAACGACTATCAAGGTGGCTTTATGGTTGACTTGATGGCTAAAGATCTTGGTTTAGCTATGGACACTGCAGTAGCAAGCCAATCATCAACTCCAATGGGCGCGCTTGCCAGAAGCTTATACGCAATGCATGCGGCGGCAGGCAATGGTGGCAAAGATTTTTCAAGCATTTTTAACATGTTTGAACATAAAAATAAGAATTAA
- a CDS encoding SDR family oxidoreductase, translating into MDLENKTIVITGGGQGLGRAMAISLAKQGAKFALIDLNEELLAETVGLVEQAGASAKFYVANVTNEQEVESTFKQIKQDFGSIDVLVNNAGILRDGMLLKAKDGEVVKKMPLSQFQSVIDVNLTGVFLCGREAAVHMVEGGTKGVIINMSSIARNGNMGQTNYAASKAGVVAMTVTWARELGRYGIRVGAIAPGVIRTAMTDAMKPEMRERLEKMKPVGRLGEAEEIAHTVQYILENEFFTGRVVEIDGGLSM; encoded by the coding sequence ATGGATTTAGAAAATAAAACAATAGTCATTACCGGTGGTGGTCAAGGGCTTGGCCGTGCAATGGCAATTAGTCTTGCCAAACAAGGTGCTAAGTTTGCATTAATTGACTTAAATGAAGAATTGCTGGCTGAAACGGTTGGTTTAGTAGAGCAAGCTGGCGCATCTGCTAAGTTTTATGTTGCTAATGTTACAAACGAGCAAGAAGTTGAATCGACTTTCAAACAAATCAAACAAGACTTTGGTTCAATTGATGTGTTAGTGAACAACGCTGGTATCTTACGTGACGGCATGTTGTTAAAAGCGAAAGATGGTGAAGTCGTTAAGAAAATGCCACTATCTCAATTTCAGTCGGTAATTGACGTAAACCTTACTGGTGTTTTCTTATGTGGTCGCGAAGCCGCAGTTCATATGGTTGAAGGTGGCACTAAAGGCGTTATTATTAATATGTCATCAATTGCTCGTAACGGTAATATGGGGCAAACAAATTACGCAGCTTCAAAAGCGGGTGTGGTTGCTATGACAGTTACATGGGCGAGGGAGCTTGGCCGTTACGGCATCCGCGTTGGGGCAATAGCACCCGGTGTTATTCGGACAGCGATGACAGATGCGATGAAGCCTGAAATGCGAGAGCGTTTAGAGAAAATGAAACCGGTAGGACGTTTAGGTGAAGCAGAAGAAATAGCTCACACCGTGCAATACATTTTAGAAAATGAATTCTTTACTGGGCGAGTTGTTGAAATCGACGGCGGACTTTCAATGTAA
- a CDS encoding DUF547 domain-containing protein, which yields MISIKQLTMAVLITSVIATLPIQVLADDVDKQSIAKLTQYDDASTATMDFTVVDHLLHAGVLNMGPSTRAYAKKSKHTLGTRFKQHVDGATENEANRFFYERLKKDQDKILKLRKELEALPTQTPLNAYNRKTQLAYWLNLYNVTVINEIASIYPLNNLKPILQGDDSILSKKLLMVEGTPLSLNDIQYRILPALYPESDLYIYGLYQGIKGSPNIRRKAYTSANVEKSLFDNATEFVNSNRGTQFNGGSDTVRVSSFYQRNANLFPNFEKDLKVHLQKYANNTIIEKVNNATSFKANISNWRVTDLYGSVTRRDYGTYVNTGDGLRFAGGSKLSQEQVEQLTSIMRIRAINFGGGSVTVTDLPSTESDKSTTTESSASDN from the coding sequence ATGATTTCAATTAAACAATTAACTATGGCGGTTTTGATCACAAGTGTTATTGCGACTCTGCCTATTCAAGTTTTAGCCGATGATGTCGATAAGCAAAGCATTGCTAAACTTACCCAGTATGATGACGCGTCAACAGCTACAATGGATTTTACTGTTGTTGATCATTTACTACACGCTGGTGTACTTAACATGGGCCCGTCAACCCGTGCCTATGCCAAAAAATCAAAACACACACTTGGTACGCGTTTTAAACAACACGTAGATGGTGCTACCGAAAATGAAGCAAACCGCTTCTTTTACGAACGACTCAAAAAAGATCAAGACAAAATTTTAAAGCTGAGAAAAGAATTAGAAGCTTTGCCAACGCAAACACCGTTGAATGCATACAACAGAAAAACGCAACTAGCTTATTGGTTAAACTTATATAATGTTACCGTTATCAATGAGATAGCAAGTATATATCCATTAAACAACTTGAAGCCCATTCTCCAAGGTGACGACTCAATCTTGAGTAAAAAGCTGTTGATGGTTGAAGGTACACCATTGAGCTTGAACGATATTCAATACCGCATACTCCCTGCACTCTACCCAGAAAGTGATCTATATATTTATGGGTTATATCAAGGCATTAAAGGCAGCCCAAATATTCGTCGTAAAGCTTATACCAGTGCTAATGTAGAAAAATCTCTATTTGATAATGCTACTGAATTTGTTAATTCTAATCGAGGCACTCAATTTAACGGCGGTTCTGATACCGTACGAGTCTCAAGCTTTTACCAGAGAAATGCTAACTTGTTTCCTAACTTTGAGAAAGATCTCAAAGTACACTTACAAAAATATGCTAATAATACAATTATTGAAAAAGTGAATAACGCCACTAGTTTTAAAGCGAACATTAGTAATTGGCGGGTTACTGATCTATACGGTAGCGTAACTCGTCGTGACTATGGTACTTATGTAAACACAGGTGACGGCCTAAGGTTTGCTGGAGGTAGTAAACTCTCTCAAGAACAAGTTGAGCAACTAACTAGCATCATGCGAATCCGAGCGATAAATTTTGGTGGTGGCTCTGTAACCGTAACTGACTTGCCATCAACAGAATCAGACAAATCTACAACCACTGAAAGTAGTGCTTCTGATAACTAA